The following coding sequences lie in one Pogoniulus pusillus isolate bPogPus1 chromosome 29, bPogPus1.pri, whole genome shotgun sequence genomic window:
- the STK4 gene encoding serine/threonine-protein kinase 4 isoform X11 — MRDCEGAGFDGCGSLRQLKKLDEDSLTKQPEEVFDVLEKLGEGSYGSVFKAIHKETGQVVAIKQVPVESDLQEIIKEISIMQQCDSPHVVKYYGSYFKNTDLWIVMEYCGAGSVSDIIRLRNKTLSEEEIATIVQSTLKGLEYLHFMRKIHRDIKAGNILLNTEGHAKLADFGVAGQLTDTMAKRNTVIGTPFWMAPEVIQEIGYNCVADIWSLGITCIEMAEGKPPYADIHPMRAIFMIPTNPPPTFRRPELWSDDFTDFVKQCLVKSPEQRATATQLLQHPFVKSAKGVSILRDLINEAMDIKLKRQEAQHRELDQDDEENSNPPYRNFLLHKSNRQKAKEEDETESGTMVRASGDETGTIRAVSTLSDEANTMIEHDGALESQLGTMVINTEEEDGTMKTSF, encoded by the exons ATGCGAGACTGCGAAGGCGCAGGCTTCGACGGCTGCGGAAGCTTGCG GCAGCTGAAGAAGTTAGATGAAGATAGTTTAACCAAACAGCCTGAAGAAGTGTTTGATGTACTGGAGAAGCTTGGAGAAGG CTCCTATGGCAGTGTGTTCAAAGCCATTCATAAAGAAACGGGTCAAGTTGTTGCAATTAAACAAGTTCCTGTGGAATCTGACCTGCAAGAGATTATAAAGGAGATATCCATAATGCAGCAGTGTGACAG TCCTCATGTGGTGAAATACTATGGCAGCTATTTTAAGAACACAGACCTGTGGATAGTCATGGAATACTGTGGTGCTGGCTCTGTGTCCGACATCATTCGGTTACGAAATAAAACT CTCTCAGAAGAGGAAATTGCTACAATAGTCCAATCCACACTGAAAGGACTAGAGTACCTGCATTTTATGAGGAAAATACACAGGGACATCAAGGCTGGCAATATATTGCTGAATACAGAGGGTCATGCCAAACTGGCTGATTTCGGAGTGGCAGGACAACTTACG GACACCATGGCAAAGCGGAACACAGTCATAGGGACCCCATTTTGGATGGCTCCGGAAGTGATTCAAGAAATTGGGTATAATTGTGTGGCAGACATCTGGTCTCTGGGGATCACTTGTATAGAAATGGCTGAAGGCAAACCACCATATGCAGATATTCATCCTATGAGG GCAATTTTCATGATCCCAACCAACCCACCTCCAACATTCCGGAGGCCAGAGCTCTGGTCAGACGACTTCACTGACTTTGTAAAGCAGTGTCTGGTTAAGAGCCCGGAGCAGCGTGCTACAGccacacagcttctgcag CATCCATTTGTTAAAAGTGCCAAAGGAGTCTCAATTCTGCGGGACTTGATTAACGAAGCCATGGATATCAAGTTGAAAAGGCAAGAGGCACAGCATCGTGAACTAGATCAAGATGATGAAGAGAATTCA AATCCCCCTTATAGAAACTTTCTACTGCACAAGAGCAACCGACAAAAAGCCAAG GAAGAAGATGAAACTGAGTCGGGGACCATGGTGAGGGCGAGTGGAGATGAAACTGGTACCATAAGAGCTGTCAGCACACTGAGTGATGAAGCCAACACAATGATAGAACATGATGGTGCCTTAGAATCCCAGCTGGGTACGATGGTGATAAacacagaagaggaggatggcACTATGAAAA CTTCATTCTGA
- the STK4 gene encoding serine/threonine-protein kinase 4 isoform X10 translates to MRDCEGAGFDGCGSLRQLKKLDEDSLTKQPEEVFDVLEKLGEGSYGSVFKAIHKETGQVVAIKQVPVESDLQEIIKEISIMQQCDSPHVVKYYGSYFKNTDLWIVMEYCGAGSVSDIIRLRNKTLSEEEIATIVQSTLKGLEYLHFMRKIHRDIKAGNILLNTEGHAKLADFGVAGQLTDTMAKRNTVIGTPFWMAPEVIQEIGYNCVADIWSLGITCIEMAEGKPPYADIHPMRAIFMIPTNPPPTFRRPELWSDDFTDFVKQCLVKSPEQRATATQLLQHPFVKSAKGVSILRDLINEAMDIKLKRQEAQHRELDQDDEENSNPPYRNFLLHKSNRQKAKEEDETESGTMVRASGDETGTIRAVSTLSDEANTMIEHDGALESQLGTMVINTEEEDGTMKNRCALLFFSQHSELLKMSGYCSKQR, encoded by the exons ATGCGAGACTGCGAAGGCGCAGGCTTCGACGGCTGCGGAAGCTTGCG GCAGCTGAAGAAGTTAGATGAAGATAGTTTAACCAAACAGCCTGAAGAAGTGTTTGATGTACTGGAGAAGCTTGGAGAAGG CTCCTATGGCAGTGTGTTCAAAGCCATTCATAAAGAAACGGGTCAAGTTGTTGCAATTAAACAAGTTCCTGTGGAATCTGACCTGCAAGAGATTATAAAGGAGATATCCATAATGCAGCAGTGTGACAG TCCTCATGTGGTGAAATACTATGGCAGCTATTTTAAGAACACAGACCTGTGGATAGTCATGGAATACTGTGGTGCTGGCTCTGTGTCCGACATCATTCGGTTACGAAATAAAACT CTCTCAGAAGAGGAAATTGCTACAATAGTCCAATCCACACTGAAAGGACTAGAGTACCTGCATTTTATGAGGAAAATACACAGGGACATCAAGGCTGGCAATATATTGCTGAATACAGAGGGTCATGCCAAACTGGCTGATTTCGGAGTGGCAGGACAACTTACG GACACCATGGCAAAGCGGAACACAGTCATAGGGACCCCATTTTGGATGGCTCCGGAAGTGATTCAAGAAATTGGGTATAATTGTGTGGCAGACATCTGGTCTCTGGGGATCACTTGTATAGAAATGGCTGAAGGCAAACCACCATATGCAGATATTCATCCTATGAGG GCAATTTTCATGATCCCAACCAACCCACCTCCAACATTCCGGAGGCCAGAGCTCTGGTCAGACGACTTCACTGACTTTGTAAAGCAGTGTCTGGTTAAGAGCCCGGAGCAGCGTGCTACAGccacacagcttctgcag CATCCATTTGTTAAAAGTGCCAAAGGAGTCTCAATTCTGCGGGACTTGATTAACGAAGCCATGGATATCAAGTTGAAAAGGCAAGAGGCACAGCATCGTGAACTAGATCAAGATGATGAAGAGAATTCA AATCCCCCTTATAGAAACTTTCTACTGCACAAGAGCAACCGACAAAAAGCCAAG GAAGAAGATGAAACTGAGTCGGGGACCATGGTGAGGGCGAGTGGAGATGAAACTGGTACCATAAGAGCTGTCAGCACACTGAGTGATGAAGCCAACACAATGATAGAACATGATGGTGCCTTAGAATCCCAGCTGGGTACGATGGTGATAAacacagaagaggaggatggcACTATGAAAA